A window of the Dictyostelium discoideum AX4 chromosome 4 chromosome, whole genome shotgun sequence genome harbors these coding sequences:
- a CDS encoding rhomboid family protein has translation MNRGFNKFMNINRINLNSILNSKNFQNQKLIFTKLNKQIKNGINITSFPQIREFASSSSSSSSPSFSLSSLLQSSSSSSSSSSSSSSSSSSSSSSSSSSKRNYYKNNRNTNTESLENCSLGFKTGEWDQEKKDKYYKSAKKSSSVIYAIIGINVAIWMFLNSDDSYSFQRMIGKNFMLSLDNFKSQPITLLTSMFAHTDGFHLLMFALYSLGPNVLYSLGSSAFFGMYMGAGILSGVGFLAVQKFYNSKNYYDQKRLQNTRALGASGAISGVLMLFACLYPRMTLNIYGIIPVPAALLVSAYFAYDLYNEVFRKQTGVCHVGHLCGGLYGLGYYLANRRRF, from the exons atgaatagaggatttaataaatttatgaaTATCAAtagaataaatttaaattcaattcttaattcaaaaaattttcaaaatcaaaaactaatctttacaaaattaaataaacaaattaaaaatggtattAACATTACATCATTCCCTCAAATAAGAGAGTTtgcatcatcgtcatcatcatcgtcatctccttctttttcattatcatcattactacaatcatcatcatcatcatcatcatcatcatcatcatcatcatcatcatcatcatcatcatcatcatcatcatcatcatcaaagagaaattattacaaaaacaatAGAAATACCAATACTGAAAGTTTAGAAAATTGTTCATTGGGATTTAAAACTGGAGAATGGgatcaagaaaaaaaagataaatattataaatcgGCAAAGAAATCATCATCTGTAATTTATGCTATAATTGGTATCAATGTTGCTATTTGGA tGTTTCTTAATAGTGATGATTCATATAGTTTTCAAAGAATGATTGGAAAGAATTTCATGTTGAGTCTTGATAATTTCAAAAGTCAACCAATAACTCTTTTGACAAGTATGTTTGCTCACACTGATGGTTTTCATTTATTA atgTTTGCATTATATTCATTAGGTCCAAATGTTTTATATTCGTTAGGTAGTTCAGCATTTTTTGGAATGTATATGGGTGCAGGTATTTTATCAGGTGTTGGATTTTTAGCAGTTCAAAAGTtttataatagtaaaaattatTACGATCAAAAGCGTTTACAAAATACTCGTGCCTTAGGAGCATCAGGAGCAATTAGTGGGGTTTTAATGCTGTTCGCTTGTTTATATCCAAGAATGACCCTCAATATTTATGGTATCATTCCAGTTCCAGCTGCACTTTTGGTATCTGCCTATTTCGCATACGATTTATATAATGAAGTTTTCAGAAAACAAACTGGTGTTTGTCATGTTGGTCATCTTTGTGGTGGTCTTTATGGTCTTGGTTATTATTTAGCAAATAGaagaagattttaa
- a CDS encoding thioredoxin domain-containing protein translates to MLKSLNFINRVTVSSLSKTRNFTSQVNKETWDKYVASNKKPVVVDFFATWCPPCKQLEPVLVKAVEDYGKCDLYKYDISEEEGFHEKFGIQSIPHVIGFHNNKIVFEFKGAIPASQVKKHLEKFDEHLGEK, encoded by the exons AtgttaaaaagtttaaattttataaatagagTAACAgtatcttcattatcaaaaaCTCGTAACTTCACATCACAAGTTAATAAAGAAACATGGGATAAATATGTTGCAAGCAATAAAAAAccagttgttgttgatttcttTGCTAC atGGTGTCCACCTTGTAAACAACTTGAACCAGTATTAGTAAAAGCAGTAGAAGATTATGGAAAATgtgatttatataaatatgaCATATCTGAAGAAGAAGGATTTCACGAAAAATTTGGAATTCAATCAATTCCACATGTTATTGGTTTTCATAATAACAAAATAGTTTTCGAATTCAAAGGTGCCATTCCAGCATCCCAAGTTAAAAAACATTTGGAAAAATTTGATGAACATTTAGgcgaaaaataa
- a CDS encoding thioredoxin domain-containing protein, which translates to MIRNISKSIVNLNSQKIATNTSFKELVLESKKPVIVDIRPCYYTPTKFLNKELFEAIKEKNDTFELVTIDFDEEYELAKLLKIQSFPTIIGFSNGNFLKKHTGPFRSKSHILEFLNHIETEHKKKY; encoded by the exons atgattagaAATATAAGTAAAAgtattgtaaatttaaattctcaaAAAATTGCAACAAATACTTCATTTAAAGAACTTGTACTTGAATCAAAAAAGCCTGTTATTGTAGATATTAGGCCAtg ttATTATACACCAacaaagtttttaaataaagaattatttgaagcaattaaagaaaaaaatgataCATTTGAATTAGTAACAATTGATTTCGATGAAGAATATGAATTGGCAAagcttttaaaaattcaaagttTTCCAACTATAATTGGTTtttcaaatggtaatttcttaaaaaaacatactgGTCCATTCCGTAGTAAAAGCCATATccttgaatttttaaatcacaTTGAAACtgaacataaaaaaaaatattaa
- the fsjC gene encoding rRNA methyltransferase, producing MGQKKKKLAKGRLDKFYYMAKEQGYRSRAAFKLIQLNKKYNFLGTAKACLDLCAAPGGWMQVASKYMPVQSLIVGVDLVPIRQVRNCIGLTEDITTQKCRTEIKKALKTWKVDVCLHDGAPNMGTSWVQDAYQQAELTLHALKLATEFLTTGGWFVTKVFRGSDYNSLIWVFNKLFKKVESTKPPSSRNASAEIFVVCQGFLNPKRIDPKLLDPKFVFKEIQEVKKVDVLSEKKKVNRAGYEDGVTVLYKKGFISDFVNSNEHLQDLANFNAFEFDEAAKIFEQHELTTPEIKELVKDLKVLNKNDFQKIIKWKKAMAAYKEKLDNPDEEETEKPEEKKELTAEEMEENLQEEMKEYLALVEKKKRKEKKRQNELKRKHQRKIELTMHIPGDKIEETTDGDLYSMKGKDEFDEDIVADHSDISSDEFDSDDSDDDDDDDNNGDSKLIDDDEYLEQQLDEQYKLYQQRIRKKAAKLDDVKVKKDKIGQDGYNEDDEEFVEEQEESNPLLVGNKRKEPDAQAVSSLFFDNELFGGVEYRNPGDSESEPEQDGDDDQDDENNKPIDISKLKKQKPQAAQPITKKQKTTNSAEFGKQKSKYQKNPTLDDKDDQDDDDDKGNSIKGFEEVPVQEEVEYESDSDEDIDDKIKTKALGEFLIRKKSRQDLIDDSFNKYAFNDTGLPNWFTDDENRHNKAQTPLTKEMVDEIRRKIKEIDDRPIKKIAEAKARKKYRLGKKMEKTRDKASSIVDNPEMSNREKSKAIEKLYSGTDKKNMKPKKIIMIAKKSKTAGGGTGKYKIVDKRMKKDLRAQKNKLKTVGRSKDSSKKSKPSGGKNKK from the exons ATGGgtcaaaagaaaaagaagttaGCCAAGGGTCGTTTAGATAAGTTTTACTATATGGCCAAAGAGCAAGGTTATAGATCTCGTGCTGCtttcaaattaattcaattaaataaaaaatacaattttttgGGTACCGCAAAAGCTTGTTTAGATCTTTGTGCTGCACCAGGTGGTTG gATGCAAGTTGCATCAAAATATATGCCAGTTCAATCATTAATTGTTGGTGTAGATTTAGTACCAATTAGACAAGTTAGAAATTGTATTGGTTTAACAGAAGATATTACAACACAAAAGTGTAGAACAGAGATTAAAAAAGCATTGAAAACATGGAAAGTTGATGTATGTTTACATGATGGTGCACCAAATATGGGTACATCATGGGTACAAGATGCATATCAACAAGCGGAATTAACTTTACATGCATTAAAGTTGGCAACTGAATTCCTTACTACTGGTGGTTGGTTTGTAACTAAAGTTTTCAGAGGCTCAGATTATAATTCATTGATTTGGGTATTCAACAAACTctttaaaaaagttgaatctactaaaccaccatcatcacgtAATGCATCAGCAGAGATTTTCGTAGTTTGTCAAGGCTTTTTGAATCCAAAGAGAATCGAtccaaaattattagatCCAAAATTCGTTTTCAAGGAGATTCAAGAAGTTAAGAAAGTCGATGTTCTTTCAGAGAAGAAAAAAGTCAATAGAGCTGGTTACGAAGATGGCGTCACAGTATTGTATAAAAAAGGTTTCATTTCAGATTTTGTCAATAGTAATGAACATCTTCAAGATCTTGCAAATTTCAATGcctttgaatttgatgaagcCGCAAAAATCTTTGAACAACATGAATTGACCACACCAGAGATTAAAGAGTTGGTTAAAGATTtgaaagttttaaataaaaatgatttccaaaaaatcattaaatggAAGAAAGCTATGGCTGCCTATAAAGAGAAATTGGATAATCCAGATGAGGAAGAGACCGAGAAACCAGAggaaaagaaagaattaaCCGCCGAAGAAATGGAAGAGAATTTGCAAGAGGAGATGAAGGAGTACTTGGCTTTGgttgaaaagaaaaagagaaaagaaaagaagagacaaaatgaattaaaacgTAAACATCAAAGAAAGATTGAATTAACAATGCATATTCCAggtgataaaattgaagaaacTACCGATGGTGATTTATATTCAATGAAGGGTAAagatgaatttgatgaagatATTGTAGCTGATCATAGTGATATCAGTTCTGATGAATTTGATTCAGATGATTCTGACGATGATGACGACGATGACAACAATGgtgattcaaaattaattgatgatgatgaatatcttgaacaacaattagatgaacaatataaattatatcaaCAAAGAATTAGAAAGAAAGCAGCAAAATTAGATGATGTTAAagttaaaaaagataaaatcgGTCAAGATGGttataatgaagatgatgaagaatttgttgaagaacaagaagaatCAAATCCATTATTAGTTGGTAATAAACGTAAAGAACCAGATGCTCAAGCTGTTagttcattattttttgataatgaattatttggtGGTGTTGAATATAGAAATCCAGGTGATTCTGAATCCGAACCAGAACAAGATGGCGACGACGACcaagatgatgaaaataataaaccaattgatattagtaaattaaagaaacaaaaacCACAAGCTGCTCAACCAATTacaaagaaacaaaaaactACAAACAGTGCTGAATTTGGTAAACAAAAGAGTAAATATCAAAAGAATCCAACATTGGATGATAAAGATGatcaagatgatgatgatgataaaggAAATAGCATTAAAGGTTTCGAAGAAGTACCAGTTCAAGAAGAGGTTGAATATGAATCAGACTCGGATGAAgatattgatgataaaattaaaactaaagCATTGGGTGAATTCTTGATTAGAAAGAAATCAAGACAAGATTTAATCGatgattcatttaataaatatgcATTCAATGATACAGGTTTACCAAATTGGTTCactgatgatgaaaatcGTCATAATAAAGCTCAAACTCCACTCACCAAAGAAATGGTCGATGAAATTAGAAGAaagattaaagaaattgatgatCGTCCAATCAAGAAGATCGCAGAGGCTAAGGCTAGAAAGAAGTATCGTCTTGGTAAGAAAATGGAGAAAACTCGTGACAAGGCAAGTAGTATCGTTGATAATCCAGAAATGTCCAATCGTGAGAAATCTAAAGCCATTGAAAAACTTTACTCTGGTACTGATAAGAAGAATATGAAACCAAAGAAGATCATCATGATTgctaaaaaatcaaaaactgCTGGTGGTGGTACTGGTAAATACAAGATCGTTGATAAACGTATGAAGAAAGATTTAAGAGCtcaaaagaataaattaaaaactgtTGGACGTTCAAAAGATTCTTCTAAAAAGTCAAAACCAAGTGGTggtaaaaataagaaataa
- the ucr gene encoding Rieske iron-sulfur protein, with product RTSRFFKPSLVKNCRTFATYNTVNSTTSFPTSHFEKYRAEKNEVDPENRGFAYLVVGGAGAGLAAIAKNTVVTALSTMSPGQDILALSSVEVDLSGIPESTAVVVKWRGKPLFIRHRSAEEISESQAVQLSTLPDPQADNARSKVPEWIILVGVCTHLGCIPISGGGDYNGWYCPCHGSHYDNAGRIRKGPAPMNLIVPPYKFITSDKIIVGDE from the exons aggacCAGCagattttttaaaccatCTTTAGTTAAAAACT gtcgTACATTTGCTACATACAATACAGTTAATTCTACAACATCATTCCCAACTTcacattttgaaaaatatagaGCAGAAAAGAATGAAGTTGATCCAGAGAACCGTGGATTTGCTTATTTAGTTGTAGGTGGTGCTGGTGCTGGTTTAGCAGCTATTGCCAAGAACACTGTTGTCACAGCATTAAGTACAATGTCACCAGGTCAAGATATTCTTGCCTTATCATCAGTTGAAGTTGATCTTAGTGGTATCCCAGAATCAACCGCTGTTGTTGTAAAGTGGAGAGGTAAACCATTATTCATTCGTCACAGATCCGCTGAAGAAATCTCTGAATCACAAGCTGTCCAATTATCAACACTCCCAGATCCACAAGCTGATAACGCTCGTTCAAAAGTACCAGAATGGATTATTTTAGTTGGTGTTTGCACTCATTTAGGTTGTATCCCAATTTCAGGTGGTGGTGATTACAATGGTTGGTATTGTCCATGTCATGGTTCTCACTATGATAACGCTGGTCGTATTAGAAAGGGTCCTGCCCCAATGAACTTAATCGTTCCACCATATAAATTCATTACTTCCGATAAAATCATTGTTGGTGatgaataa